A stretch of Lathyrus oleraceus cultivar Zhongwan6 chromosome 6, CAAS_Psat_ZW6_1.0, whole genome shotgun sequence DNA encodes these proteins:
- the LOC127092911 gene encoding VAN3-binding protein, protein MEKQNKPNSQQQWRPDPFHSNNNNTIMKQPETPRDPMEFLSRSWSASAMEVSKALSPAQLPPSNKLSNGSSNAAILEDFAGEIDESNVTFSGNPFSFASSETSQMVLDRIMSHSQEVSPRTSGRLSHSSGPLNGSLTDSPPVSPSEMDDFKYNRSSNNHNNNSSIIASLNNQYRVSGTGGGGGGGKTVGRWLKERKEKKKEETRAHNAQLHAAVSVAGVAAAVAAIAAATAASSGARKDEHMAKTDMAVASAATLVAAQCVEAAEAMGAERDHLASVVSSAVNVRSAGDIMTLTAAAATALRGAATLKARALKEVWNIAAVIPVEKNLLGNGNGNVNGGGGSGSNGSSNSSFSGELAPEDNFLGICSRELLARGCELLKRTRTGELHWKIVSVYINRTNQVMLKMKSRHVAGTITKKKKNVVLGVIKDMPAWSGRHLLEGGENRRYFGLKTIMRGIVEFECRNQREYDVWTQGVSRLLSISAERNNKNRTC, encoded by the exons ATGGAAAAACAAAACAAACCCAATTCACAACAACAATGGAGACCCGACCCTTTTCActccaacaacaacaacaccatcATGAAACAACCCGAAACACCTCGTGATCCAATGGAATTCTTGTCTCGTTCATGGAGTGCTTCCGCCATGGAAGTTTCCAAAGCTCTCTCACCAGCTCAACTCCCTCCCTCAAACAAACTCTCAAACGGTTCTTCAAATGCTGCTATACTTGAAGATTTTGCCGGCGAAATTGATGAGTCTAATGTTACTTTTTCTGGCAACCCTTTTTCTTTTGCTTCCTCTGAAACCTCTCAAATGGTTTTAGATCGTATCATGTCACACTCA CAAGAGGTATCTCCAAGAACCTCAGGAAGATTATCACATAGCAGTGGGCCTTTGAATGGATCTCTAACAGATAGCCCACCAGTTTCACCTTCTGAAATGGATGATTTCAAG TATAACCGTTCgagcaacaaccacaacaacaacagcagcatcATTGCCAGCTTGAATAATCAATACAGAGTTTCCGGTACCGGCGGTGGAGGTGGCGGCGGAAAGACGGTGGGGAGGTGGTTGAAGGAGAGGAAGGAGAAGAAAAAGGAAGAAACAAGGGCCCACAATGCTCAACTTCATGCGGCGGTTTCGGTTGCTGGTGTTGCGGCCGCCGTTGCTGCCATCGCCGCTGCAACGGCTGCTTCTTCAGGTGCTCGTAAAGATGAGCACATGGCGAAGACAGACATGGCAGTAGCGTCGGCAGCGACGTTGGTTGCGGCTCAGTGTGTTGAGGCTGCCGAGGCTATGGGGGCTGAACGCGATCATCTTGCCTCGGTGGTTTCCTCCGCCGTGAACGTGAGGTCTGCCGGTGATATCATGACGTTGACGGCTGCTGCGGCAACGG CTTTGCGTGGGGCTGCAACATTGAAAGCAAGGGCCCTTAAAGAAGTTTGGAACATCGCAGCTGTAATTCCTGTCGAAAAGAATTTGTTAGGTAATGGTAATGGAAATGTTAATGGCGGTGGGGGTAGCGGCAGTAATGGCAGCTCCAATAGTAGCTTCAGCGGCGAACTTGCACCAGAAGACAATTTCTTAGGCATTTGCAGTAGAGAATTGCTAGCCAGAGGTTGCGAGCTTCTCAAACGCACACGTACAG GTGAACTCCATTGGAAAATTGTGTCAGTTTATATAAACAGAACAAACCAG GTTATGCTCAAGATGAAGAGTAGACATGTTGCTGGGACCAtcacaaaaaagaaaaaga ATGTTGTACTGGGAGTTATCAAAGATATGCCAGCTTGGTCGGGGCGTCATTTGCTAGAAGGTGGTGAGAATCGTCGTTACTTTGGTTTGAAAACGATAATGCGCGGCATTGTGGAGTTTGAGTGCCGAAATCAAAGAGAATATGATGTGTGGACACAAGGTGTTTCAAGGCTTCTATCAATATCTGCTGAAAGGAACAACAAAAACAGAACATGTTAA